From a single Polyangiaceae bacterium genomic region:
- a CDS encoding tetratricopeptide repeat protein, protein MQLRVVALALTLCFATSARAQTASQAEQAIELGRQGLEAFRQGHYQEALARFRSADGLYHSPVFSLYMARCLVKSAKLLEAKALYQRVVREPKSQDEPALWKEARVDAARELDALSIRIPTLSIRIVNARPGPRTTQVDGSEMKPGIVELDPGPHAVEALDASGRRVKRQVTLEEGQNASITLDFGAPPPPPAPPPARRVISEPVRWPGIVALSVGAAGIGVGAVTGVLAKRDADAVLDGCTGLKCRPEDEDRASRGHTLGTVSTVSFVAGGVFAATGAALLLWPPTRSRVQLAPTVGGVMARGRF, encoded by the coding sequence GTGCAACTGAGAGTCGTCGCGCTCGCGTTGACGTTGTGCTTCGCCACGAGCGCGCGGGCCCAGACGGCGTCTCAGGCGGAGCAGGCCATCGAGCTCGGGCGCCAAGGCCTCGAAGCGTTCCGACAGGGCCACTACCAAGAAGCTCTCGCTCGTTTTCGCAGCGCCGATGGGCTGTACCATTCTCCCGTCTTCTCTCTTTACATGGCTCGCTGTCTGGTCAAGAGCGCGAAGCTGCTGGAGGCCAAGGCGCTCTATCAGCGAGTGGTTCGCGAGCCCAAGAGTCAAGACGAGCCCGCGCTGTGGAAGGAAGCGCGGGTGGACGCGGCGCGGGAGCTCGACGCCCTGAGCATACGGATCCCGACGCTCTCGATCCGGATCGTGAACGCTCGCCCTGGGCCGCGGACGACGCAGGTGGACGGCAGCGAGATGAAGCCGGGGATCGTGGAGCTGGATCCCGGACCGCACGCAGTGGAAGCGCTGGATGCCAGCGGGCGCCGAGTGAAACGGCAAGTCACGCTGGAAGAAGGACAGAACGCCAGCATCACCTTGGACTTCGGCGCTCCGCCGCCGCCCCCCGCGCCACCACCTGCGCGGCGTGTGATCTCCGAGCCCGTACGCTGGCCGGGGATCGTCGCGCTCAGTGTGGGCGCCGCGGGTATCGGGGTGGGGGCCGTCACGGGTGTTCTGGCGAAGCGCGACGCCGATGCAGTGCTCGACGGGTGCACCGGTTTGAAGTGCCGCCCGGAAGACGAAGACCGTGCCAGCCGTGGGCATACGTTGGGCACCGTGAGCACCGTGAGCTTCGTCGCCGGGGGTGTCTTCGCCGCGACGGGCGCCGCGCTCCTTTTGTGGCCGCCCACGCGCTCGCGGGTTCAGCTGGCGCCGACGGTCGGCGGGGTCATGGCGCGGGGGCGGTTTTGA